The sequence GAAGCCGAGGAGAAAGTCCGAACGGAATTAGACAAAGCGACCGGGACGCTGGCCCGGGAAATTGTGGCAAACATCGCGGCAGGCTTGCTCGGTCTACGTCCGACGGGCGACGCTCTCCAGGCATCGGCAGCCGCGCCTCAGGTAATGCCATCGGACCCGACAGATGTGATCGAAGAGGCGGCCGAGGTCGTTGAGGCAGAACCGGCCGCCGTGGTGGAAGAGGAAGAGGAGGAAGCAATCACCCTTGACGAGCCGTACATCGAGACGCCACGGTGCACGTCCTGCAACGAGTGTACAAACATGAATTCGCGGATGTATGCGTACGATGGTAACAAGCAGGCGTACATCAAGGATGCATCAGCCGGATCATTCCGCGAACTTGTGCTTGCAGCGGAGAAGTGCCCCGTGAGAATCATTCACCCAGGAAAGCCTCGTAATCCCGACGAGCCGGGACTTGAGGATCTTATCCGGCGCGCACAACCCTTCCAGTAGAGTCCATGGACGCTCTGATCGCTGTCGGATTTCTGGCCGGGCTGAGCGTATTGCTGGCGATCGTTCTCGCAGTCGCCCATCGAAAGCTCTGGGTGTATGAGGATCCGCGGATCGATACCGTCACCGACATGCTTCCCGGAGCAAACTGCGGGGCGTGCGGACTGCCGGGCTGTCGCGCGTTCGCCGAGAAAGTAGTCGAGGGCGACATCCAACCGTCGGATTGCCCGGTTGGCGGACCGGATTCGGCACGTTTCGTTGCCAACTTCCTGGGGATCGACGCCGGTACGGCAGAGAAGAAAGTGGCGCGCCTTCTCTGCGCCGGTGGCCGAGATGTTGCACTGCAGGTTGGCGAGTACGAGGGCTTTTCGTCGTGTCGTGCTGCGGCCACGATCGGCGGCGGGTTCAAGGGATGTACGTTCGGCTGCCTCGGACTGGCCGACTGCGAGGTATCGTGCACGTTCGATGCTATCACTATGGCTGACAATGGCTTGCCGGTAGTTGACCTGGAGCTTTGTACAGCCTGCGGCGACTGCGTTCGCGCGTGCCCGAAAGATCTTTTCGTGATAGAGCCCGTGAGTCACTGTCTCGTCGTGCAGTGCAAGTCCATACTGGAAGGCGAGGCGGCGCTCGCGCAGTGTAAAGTCGCCTGCACCGGCTGCGGGATTTGCGCTGCCGACGCACCCGTCGGATTGATTTCGATGGAACACAACCTCCCCGTAATCAACGATGAAAACATCGGACTGCTGACGCCGATCGCCACGCTGCGCTGCCCCACCGGAGCTATCAAGTGGATACCGGGCCAGCAGTTCGCGGAACTCAGTACGACGAAGACCAAAAGCCCGACTGCGTAATGTTGATTCCCGGCAAGAAGAAGAAGGCAGACACCGCTCCATGGCCGGGTGTTCGTTCGGCCGTTCCTGCGTCCGAGGCCCTTCAGTCTGCTGAGCTGCAGGCCGGCTCCTCGGTCCTGTCGACGTTGCGCGTGAAAGCAGATAGCCGGGCAGTCGGCAATCTTGCGCCCGCCGCAGCGATCGGTAAACTGATCGGACAATCATCCGCCGGGATGCGCTCGACCGGTTTCCTCAAAGGCACCGAATTCGCACAGGTCCAGTCTGCCGTCTCACAGTCCGCCGGCAATCACGTTCCGTTCACCATACACCACGTTTGTACGCCGAGCGGAGGACACGACGCTTTCTTCGCGATGCGAGACAGTGGCTGTTTCCTACTGTTTGCGACCAACCTGCAGGAAGTAGTGGACTTCGGTTTGATAGCCCACCGCATTGCAGAGCATTCCCTCTTGCCGGGTATCTGCAGCAACGACGTGTTTGGTGAATCAAACGAAGTCATGACGGCCCGACTGGTCGAGTCGGGCCTTGGGGCCGACTTCCTTGGAAGCCCCGACGACATATTGACCTCACCGACGCCTTCGCAGAAGATCCTGTTCGGCGACACGAGACGACGCGTACCCCGGCTGCTTGACGTCGACCGCCCGATCGGCATGGGTGCACGCCTCGATCGCACCGCCGGTTCAAGAGCACTCGCCGGCCAGGGTGTATACTTCTTCGACCATGTTCCGTCGATTGCGGACGATGCCTTCGACGAGTTCGCTCGCCTCACCGGAAGGCGCTATCAACCGGTGTCCGGATACCGGGTGAATGATGCACAGTACGTGGTCGTCGCCATCGGAGCGGTGTGCGAGTCCCTTCGGTGGGTGGTCGACCAGGAGCGAGCGCAAGGCCGCAAGGTCGGGCTGGTCGTGATTCACATGTTCCGACCGTTCCCCGGCGCCGAACTGTGCAAACTGCTGCAGGGCAAGAAAAGGGTCACCGTGCTCGAAAGCGTGCATCGCGCGTTTGCCCAGAATCCTCCAATTGCCGCCGAGATTCGTGCGTCAC comes from Rhodothermales bacterium and encodes:
- a CDS encoding RnfABCDGE type electron transport complex subunit B, whose translation is MDALIAVGFLAGLSVLLAIVLAVAHRKLWVYEDPRIDTVTDMLPGANCGACGLPGCRAFAEKVVEGDIQPSDCPVGGPDSARFVANFLGIDAGTAEKKVARLLCAGGRDVALQVGEYEGFSSCRAAATIGGGFKGCTFGCLGLADCEVSCTFDAITMADNGLPVVDLELCTACGDCVRACPKDLFVIEPVSHCLVVQCKSILEGEAALAQCKVACTGCGICAADAPVGLISMEHNLPVINDENIGLLTPIATLRCPTGAIKWIPGQQFAELSTTKTKSPTA